The following are from one region of the Carassius auratus strain Wakin unplaced genomic scaffold, ASM336829v1 scaf_tig00215130, whole genome shotgun sequence genome:
- the LOC113093756 gene encoding zinc finger protein 678-like codes for MVEFIEEKEEKEESSEVEEKNHVKIGGKLSQCGKSFTQSSNLKDHMNIHTGEKQHACDQCGKMFLWASLLKKHLKVHAKKKPHSCNLCGKSFLHLQSLKEHQKIHTGVREYMCFGCEKTFISLSKLKLHERIHTGEKPYKCSHCDKRFSQSAYLKTHERIHTGEKPYKCSHCDKRLNNLSNLKTHERIHTGEKPYKCSHCDKRFNQLSHLKTHKRIHTGEKPYKCSHCDKRFNHLSSLKTHERFHTEEKMYKCSQCDKRFNKLSYLKTHERIHTGDKPYKCSHCDKRFCQTRDLKKHERIHTGEKPCKCSHCDKRFNNLSHLKTHERIHTGEKPYKCSHCDKKCSDSSTLKIHERIHTGEKPHKCSHCVKRFSSSSNLKTHERIHTGEKPYKCSHCDKRFSQTRGLKKHERIHNGEKIHHRNVPGKRFIKSSVIQKKQSK; via the exons ATGGTTG aattcattgaagaaaaagaggaaaaagaagaatcaagtgaagttgaggagaaaaatcatgtcaaaattGGTGGAAAACTTTCCCAGTGCGGtaagagtttcacacaatcatcaaacCTCAAGGATCACATGAatatccacactggagagaagcagcacgcatgtgatcaatgcggtaaaatgtttttatgggcttcacttctgaagaaacacttgaaagttcatgcaaagaagaagccacattcatgtaatttgtgtggtaagagttttttgcatctacaaagtttgaaagaacatcagaaaatacatactggtgtgagagagtacatgtgctttgggtgtgaaaagacttttatttcattaagcAAATTAAAACTgcacgagaggattcacactggagagaaaccttacaagtgttcacactgtgacaagagattcagtcaatcagcatatctgaaaacacatgagagaattcacactggagagaaaccttacaagtgttcacactgtgacaagagattgaATAATttatcaaatctgaaaacacatgagaggattcacactggagagaaaccttacaagtgttcacactgtgacaagagattcaatcaattatcacatctgaaaacacacaagaggatccacactggagagaaaccttacaagtgttcacattgtgacaagagattcaatcatTTATCAAGTCTTAAAACAC atgagaggttCCACACTGAAGAGAAAATGTATAAGTGTTCAcaatgtgacaagagattcaataagTTATcatatctgaaaacacatgagaggatccacactggagataaaccttacaagtgttcacactgtgacaagagattctgTCAGACAAGagatctgaaaaaacatgagaggattcacactggagagaaaccttgtaagtgttcacactgtgacaagagattcaataatttatcacatctgaaaacacatgagaggattcacactggagagaaaccttacaagtgttcacactgtgacaagaaatGCAGTGATTCATCAACTCTGAAAATACATGAgcggattcacactggagagaaacctcacaagtgttcacactgtgtcaAGAGATTCAGTAgttcatcaaatctgaaaacacatgagaggatccacactggagagaaaccttacaagtgttcacactgtgacaagagattcagtcagacaagaggtctgaaaaaacatgagaggattcacaatGGAGAGAAAATACATCACCGCAACGTACCTGGGAAGCGTTTCATTAAGTCATCtgttatacaaaaaaaacaatcaaagtaa